The following coding sequences are from one Reyranella humidisoli window:
- a CDS encoding cystathionine gamma-synthase family protein, with translation MTAPRPYRTHIGNHKLQPETLMLSYGYDPALSEGAVKPPVFLTSTFVFGSAEEGRDFFDYASGRKTPPAGSAAGLVYSRFNHPNSEIVEDRLAVYEGAETCALFSSGMSAISTTLLAFARPGDVILHSQPLYGGTETLLAKTLSGFGISAVGFVDGVNEAAIRAAVAEARRKIVSSGRISVIMIETPANPTNTLVDIALLRRIADEIGRGQPGGPPVLACDNTLLGPVFQRPLDHGADVSVYSLTKYVGGHSDLIAGAAMGTKAIMGPIRALRGSFGTQLDPHSCWMLGRSLETLGLRMERANSNARQVAEWLAAHPGVAKLHYLGLLPKGSPEQALYERQCTGAGSTFSFDIKGGEKEAFAFLNALKIFKLAVSLGGTESLASHPAAMTHSGVPLEVRDRIGVLDTTIRLSVGIEHPDDLIADLTQALAVTG, from the coding sequence ATGACCGCCCCCCGCCCCTATCGCACCCACATCGGCAACCACAAGCTCCAGCCCGAGACGCTGATGCTGTCCTACGGCTACGACCCCGCTTTGTCGGAGGGCGCGGTGAAGCCGCCGGTGTTCCTGACCTCGACGTTCGTGTTCGGCTCGGCCGAGGAGGGTCGTGACTTCTTCGACTACGCCTCGGGCCGCAAGACGCCGCCCGCCGGCAGCGCCGCCGGCCTCGTCTATTCGCGCTTCAACCATCCCAACAGCGAGATCGTCGAGGACCGGCTCGCGGTCTACGAGGGCGCCGAGACCTGCGCGCTCTTCTCCTCCGGCATGTCGGCGATCTCCACCACCCTGCTCGCCTTCGCGCGGCCGGGTGACGTGATCCTGCATTCGCAGCCGCTCTACGGCGGCACCGAGACGCTGCTCGCCAAGACCCTGTCGGGCTTCGGCATCTCGGCCGTGGGCTTCGTCGACGGCGTGAACGAGGCCGCGATCCGCGCCGCCGTCGCCGAGGCGCGCCGCAAGATCGTGTCGAGCGGCCGCATCTCCGTCATCATGATCGAGACGCCGGCCAACCCGACCAACACGCTGGTCGACATCGCGCTGCTGCGGCGCATCGCCGACGAGATCGGCCGGGGACAGCCGGGCGGCCCGCCGGTGCTGGCCTGCGACAACACCTTGCTCGGGCCGGTCTTCCAGCGCCCGCTCGACCACGGCGCCGACGTCTCGGTCTATTCGCTCACCAAATATGTCGGCGGTCATTCCGACCTGATCGCCGGCGCCGCCATGGGCACGAAGGCCATCATGGGCCCGATCCGCGCGCTGCGCGGCAGCTTCGGCACGCAGCTCGACCCGCATTCCTGCTGGATGCTGGGCCGCTCGCTGGAGACGCTGGGCCTGCGGATGGAACGCGCAAACTCCAATGCGCGCCAGGTCGCCGAATGGCTGGCCGCCCATCCCGGCGTCGCGAAGCTCCACTATCTCGGCCTGCTGCCCAAGGGCTCGCCCGAGCAGGCGCTCTACGAGCGCCAGTGCACCGGCGCGGGCTCGACCTTCTCGTTCGACATCAAGGGCGGCGAGAAGGAAGCCTTCGCCTTCCTGAACGCGCTGAAGATCTTCAAGCTCGCCGTGAGCCTCGGCGGCACCGAATCCCTAGCCAGCCACCCCGCCGCGATGACGCATTCCGGCGTGCCTTTAGAAGTCCGCGACCGCATCGGTGTTCTGGACACGACGATCCGGCTGTCGGTGGGGATCGAGCATCCGGATGATCTGATCGCGGACCTGACGCAGGCGTTGGCGGTGACGGGATAG
- a CDS encoding PAS domain S-box protein: MTMPGPPEATPLPREQIDESAFRLLVEGVRDYAIYMLDPAGHVASWNSGAERFKGYTAAEIIGSHFSRFYGEEDRASGLPARALDIALREGKFEAEGWRIRKDGSRFWAHVVIDPIHDASGVLRGFAKITRDLTERRATEEALRRSQEEFRLLVESVTDYGIYKLDPEGRVATWNAGARRIKGYEPEEILGRHFSAFYTEEDRAAGEPQRALDTAAREGRFEKEAWRVRKDGTRFWASIVIDPVRGADGSLQGFAKVTRDITERRDAQLELERAREALFQSQKMEAIGQLTGGVAHDFNNLLTAVIGSLELVRKRLPAGDRNLALIDNAMQAARRGGALTQRMLAFARRQELDPELASVAALVDGMKSLFDHTLGPAIVLDIDCPATLSPVRVDTNQVEMALLNLVVNARDAMPRGGVVAVSAREVAVTAAMAASLSLKEGRYVRLQVRDQGHGMDAATLGRATEPFFTTKGVGKGTGLGLSMVHGLAGQLGGRLQLESREGQGTTASLWIPVAGGDAQAPQAPVPATSTPRPLSILAVDDDALILVNTAAMLEDLGHEVTIAYSGREALAALAKMARVDLVITDQAMPGMTGTQLVEAIRRTHPALPVLLATGYAELPNGESTKVPRLNKPFLQAHLAQAIADVMQGRR; encoded by the coding sequence ATGACGATGCCGGGTCCGCCTGAAGCCACGCCGTTGCCGCGCGAACAGATCGACGAAAGCGCGTTCCGGCTGCTGGTCGAGGGCGTGCGGGACTATGCGATCTACATGCTCGATCCGGCGGGCCACGTCGCGAGCTGGAACAGCGGGGCGGAGCGGTTCAAGGGCTACACGGCCGCCGAGATCATCGGCAGCCATTTCTCGCGCTTCTACGGCGAGGAGGATCGGGCGAGCGGCCTGCCGGCGCGGGCGCTCGACATCGCCTTGCGCGAGGGCAAGTTCGAGGCCGAGGGCTGGCGTATCCGCAAGGACGGGTCGCGCTTCTGGGCCCATGTCGTCATCGACCCGATCCACGATGCGTCGGGCGTTCTGCGCGGCTTCGCCAAGATCACGCGCGACCTCACCGAGCGGCGCGCCACCGAGGAGGCGCTGCGCCGCAGCCAGGAGGAGTTCCGCCTGCTGGTGGAGAGCGTCACCGACTACGGCATCTACAAGCTCGATCCCGAGGGGCGCGTCGCGACCTGGAACGCCGGCGCCCGGCGTATCAAGGGCTACGAGCCGGAGGAGATACTGGGACGCCACTTCTCGGCCTTCTACACCGAGGAGGATCGTGCCGCCGGCGAGCCGCAGCGCGCGCTCGATACCGCCGCGCGCGAGGGCCGCTTCGAGAAGGAGGCCTGGCGCGTGCGCAAGGACGGCACGCGCTTCTGGGCCAGCATCGTCATCGATCCGGTGCGCGGCGCGGACGGCTCGCTGCAGGGCTTCGCCAAGGTCACGCGCGACATCACCGAGCGCCGCGACGCCCAGCTCGAGCTGGAGCGCGCGCGCGAGGCGCTGTTCCAGTCGCAGAAGATGGAGGCGATCGGCCAGCTCACGGGCGGCGTCGCGCACGACTTCAACAATCTCCTGACCGCGGTGATCGGCAGCCTCGAACTGGTGCGCAAGCGCCTGCCGGCCGGCGACCGCAACCTTGCGCTGATCGACAATGCCATGCAGGCCGCGCGGCGCGGCGGCGCGCTCACCCAGCGCATGCTGGCCTTCGCGCGCCGCCAGGAACTCGATCCCGAACTCGCCTCGGTCGCCGCCCTGGTCGACGGCATGAAGAGCCTGTTCGACCATACGCTGGGCCCCGCCATCGTGCTCGACATCGACTGCCCCGCGACGCTGTCGCCGGTGCGGGTCGACACCAACCAGGTGGAAATGGCGCTGCTCAACCTCGTGGTGAATGCGCGCGATGCGATGCCGCGCGGCGGCGTCGTCGCCGTCTCGGCGCGCGAGGTCGCGGTAACGGCGGCGATGGCCGCGTCCCTGTCGCTGAAGGAAGGGCGCTACGTGCGGCTGCAGGTGAGGGACCAGGGCCACGGCATGGACGCCGCCACGCTGGGGCGCGCGACGGAGCCGTTCTTCACCACCAAGGGCGTGGGCAAGGGCACGGGCCTCGGCCTGTCGATGGTGCACGGCCTCGCCGGGCAGTTGGGCGGCCGGCTGCAGCTCGAGAGCCGCGAAGGCCAGGGCACCACGGCGTCGCTGTGGATTCCGGTGGCGGGCGGCGACGCGCAGGCGCCGCAGGCGCCGGTCCCCGCGACCTCGACCCCGCGGCCGCTCTCCATCCTCGCGGTCGACGACGATGCGCTGATCCTGGTCAACACCGCCGCGATGCTGGAAGATCTTGGCCACGAGGTCACGATCGCCTATTCCGGCCGCGAGGCGCTCGCGGCGCTGGCGAAGATGGCGCGCGTCGACCTCGTGATCACCGACCAGGCGATGCCCGGCATGACGGGCACGCAGCTCGTCGAAGCGATCCGCCGCACGCATCCCGCTCTGCCGGTCCTGCTGGCCACCGGCTACGCCGAACTGCCCAACGGCGAGAGCACGAAGGTCCCGCGCCTCAACAAGCCCTTCCTGCAGGCCCATCTCGCCCAGGCCATTGCAGACGTGATGCAGGGGCGGCGGTAG
- the plsY gene encoding glycerol-3-phosphate 1-O-acyltransferase PlsY, which produces MIFWLTCFAGVAVAYLLGATPTGYLAGKMLRGIDIREHGSRSTGATNVLRTLGKGPALVVLLVDVLKGVAAILFARWFYPWLGVPADGVAWAVCLCGLAVLLGHSRSLWLGFTGGKSAATGLGVLLALAWPVGLGAAFVFLLVLAVVRIVSLASMLAAATAALLVCLLPEPLPYRLLVIAGGLYVIVLHRANVARLLAGTEPKIGRRA; this is translated from the coding sequence ATGATCTTCTGGCTAACCTGCTTCGCCGGCGTGGCCGTCGCCTATCTGCTGGGCGCGACGCCCACCGGCTATCTCGCGGGCAAGATGCTTCGCGGCATCGACATTCGCGAGCATGGCTCGCGTTCCACCGGGGCCACCAACGTGTTGCGCACGCTGGGCAAGGGACCGGCGCTGGTGGTGCTGCTGGTCGACGTGCTGAAGGGCGTGGCCGCCATCCTGTTCGCGCGCTGGTTCTACCCCTGGCTCGGCGTTCCGGCGGACGGCGTCGCGTGGGCCGTCTGCCTGTGCGGACTCGCGGTGCTGCTGGGACACAGCCGCTCGCTGTGGCTGGGCTTCACCGGCGGCAAGTCGGCGGCGACGGGGCTCGGCGTGCTGCTGGCACTCGCCTGGCCCGTCGGACTCGGCGCGGCCTTCGTGTTCCTGCTCGTGCTGGCGGTCGTGCGCATCGTGTCGCTGGCCTCGATGCTGGCCGCCGCGACCGCCGCCCTCCTCGTCTGCCTGCTACCGGAGCCGCTGCCCTATCGCCTGCTCGTCATCGCGGGCGGCCTCTACGTGATCGTTCTGCATCGCGCCAACGTCGCGCGCCTGCTCGCGGGAACCGAACCGAAGATCGGCCGGCGAGCCTGA
- a CDS encoding Bug family tripartite tricarboxylate transporter substrate binding protein produces MRNPTRRGLIVAGAGVLAAPSILGSSAWAQGAFPNKPIRIVVPYPAGGQTDGIARVYGEYLGRKLGTSVVVENKGGAGGTIGVAEVKRAPPDGYTVLCTISSSLIQNRVTVKDLPYDPEKDFTYLAMTTSLGGPVVAAEKTGATNLKQFVEYAKKVDKLNFGAYGPGSTPQMLIETMAKQYGFKVEVVQYRGEAAMFADVAAQALDGGAGSPAGAAAVIASGKGKAIAMMGDRLPAFPGVATMTEQGAVGGFYETRAFAVFAVPVATPKDVSKKLADTLFEAGTDEKVKALMANYLIVGPLDMEATNKVFQRDTKIMLEVMKEIGIKAE; encoded by the coding sequence ATGCGTAATCCGACACGGCGCGGGCTCATTGTTGCGGGTGCGGGCGTTCTTGCGGCGCCATCGATTCTCGGTTCGTCTGCATGGGCGCAGGGTGCGTTTCCCAACAAGCCGATCCGCATCGTCGTGCCCTATCCGGCGGGCGGGCAGACCGACGGCATCGCGCGGGTCTATGGCGAGTATCTCGGCCGCAAGCTCGGCACCTCGGTGGTGGTCGAGAACAAGGGCGGCGCTGGCGGCACGATCGGCGTGGCCGAGGTGAAGCGCGCGCCGCCGGACGGCTACACCGTCCTCTGCACCATCTCCTCGTCGCTGATCCAGAACCGGGTCACGGTGAAGGACCTGCCCTACGATCCGGAGAAGGACTTCACCTATCTCGCCATGACGACCAGCCTCGGCGGTCCCGTCGTCGCGGCCGAGAAGACCGGTGCGACCAACCTCAAGCAGTTCGTCGAGTATGCCAAGAAGGTCGACAAGCTGAACTTCGGCGCCTACGGGCCGGGCTCGACGCCGCAGATGCTGATCGAGACGATGGCCAAGCAGTACGGGTTCAAGGTCGAGGTCGTGCAGTATCGCGGCGAGGCGGCGATGTTCGCCGACGTCGCGGCCCAGGCACTCGACGGCGGGGCAGGCAGTCCGGCCGGTGCGGCGGCGGTGATCGCCTCCGGCAAGGGCAAGGCCATCGCCATGATGGGCGACCGTCTGCCGGCCTTTCCCGGCGTGGCGACGATGACGGAGCAGGGCGCGGTCGGCGGCTTCTACGAGACGCGCGCCTTCGCCGTCTTCGCGGTCCCGGTCGCGACGCCCAAGGACGTCTCCAAGAAGCTGGCCGACACACTGTTCGAAGCCGGCACCGACGAGAAGGTGAAGGCGCTGATGGCCAACTATCTGATCGTCGGCCCCCTCGACATGGAAGCGACCAACAAGGTCTTCCAGCGCGACACCAAGATCATGCTCGAGGTGATGAAGGAGATCGGTATCAAGGCCGAGTAA
- a CDS encoding YbhB/YbcL family Raf kinase inhibitor-like protein, with protein sequence MAFTLTSDSFKEGAALGMEHILSAEYGFGCGGGNKSPHLRWSGAPEGTKSFAVHCFDPDAPTGSGFWHWVVVNIPAGTTELALDAGNPKAGLLPKGALQTRTDFGAPGYGGPCPPPGHGPHRYVFTVFAVKEETLPVAADTSAAIVGFQLHFNTLAKAALTGKFERTA encoded by the coding sequence ATGGCATTCACTCTGACCAGCGACAGCTTCAAGGAAGGCGCCGCCCTCGGCATGGAGCACATCCTGTCGGCCGAGTACGGCTTCGGCTGCGGCGGCGGCAACAAGTCGCCGCATCTGCGCTGGTCGGGTGCGCCCGAGGGTACGAAGAGCTTCGCGGTGCATTGCTTCGATCCCGACGCGCCGACGGGCTCGGGCTTCTGGCACTGGGTGGTGGTGAACATCCCCGCCGGCACGACCGAACTGGCGCTCGACGCCGGCAACCCCAAGGCGGGCCTTCTGCCGAAGGGCGCGCTGCAGACCCGCACCGACTTCGGCGCGCCGGGCTATGGCGGGCCGTGCCCGCCGCCGGGCCACGGCCCGCACCGCTATGTGTTCACGGTGTTCGCGGTGAAGGAAGAGACGCTGCCGGTGGCGGCCGATACGTCGGCGGCGATCGTCGGCTTCCAACTGCACTTCAATACTCTGGCCAAGGCCGCGCTGACCGGGAAGTTTGAGCGGACGGCTTAA
- a CDS encoding sulfatase-like hydrolase/transferase, whose translation MAKRPQDDSSTSSRRTAMASGAALLGSTLLAGRIAQAQAPSPATPGTSSSAAMPAGYNILFVLVDQEHFFPTWPFPVPGREAIKKKAITFLNHQAASCVCSSARSVVYTGQHIQHTGIADNLNSIWQRDLSTKIKTIGHRLAELGYHAAYQGKWHLSANLDLNDKPVDAPLLDYRKTLQSYGFQDFFGIGDMIDGTLGGYSYDDGTLATAISWLRTEAQALRTKGQPWYLAVNFVNPHDTMYFDSDIGSENIQGKRHAFGIARAPDDELYRATWDGVPLPASRHQPLDAPGRPKAHLYYQQSIDLLVGAWPDEDRRWRALRNYYFNAIRDCDRKVERLMQALDDNGMARNTIVVFTADHGELGGNHQMRGKGTTAYRQQNHLPLMIVHPALAGGKQCQALTSQLDLTPTILALTGKDGAARARAGEGLPGKDFSALLRDSDAAGEKAVRPAALFNFDMLSYTDPSWATMTIDTRTYRTKPPAQQEMMLAGHPPDFRNRTSIRSIFDGRHRFSRYFSPVLFNTPKTMEELLAKNDLEVYDLQADPDEMTNLALDPKKNGDLILALNQVTNERIAEEVGVDDGSFLPIRDGKWAFPPLDER comes from the coding sequence ATGGCGAAACGACCCCAGGACGATTCGTCCACTTCGTCGCGCCGCACGGCGATGGCCTCAGGCGCGGCCCTGCTCGGGTCGACCTTGCTCGCTGGACGGATCGCCCAGGCGCAAGCTCCGAGCCCAGCGACGCCGGGTACTTCTTCGAGCGCCGCGATGCCCGCCGGCTACAACATTCTATTCGTGCTGGTCGACCAGGAGCACTTCTTCCCGACCTGGCCGTTCCCCGTGCCGGGGCGCGAGGCGATCAAGAAGAAGGCCATCACCTTCCTCAATCACCAGGCGGCCTCCTGCGTCTGCTCCTCGGCGCGCTCGGTCGTCTATACCGGCCAGCACATCCAGCACACCGGCATCGCCGACAACCTTAACTCCATCTGGCAACGCGACCTCTCGACGAAGATCAAGACGATCGGCCACCGGCTCGCCGAGCTGGGATATCACGCCGCGTATCAGGGCAAGTGGCATCTCTCGGCGAACCTCGATCTCAACGACAAGCCGGTCGACGCGCCGCTGCTCGACTATCGCAAGACCCTGCAGTCCTACGGCTTCCAGGACTTCTTCGGCATCGGCGACATGATCGACGGAACCCTGGGCGGCTATTCCTACGACGACGGCACGCTGGCGACGGCGATCTCGTGGCTGCGGACGGAAGCGCAGGCGCTGCGCACCAAGGGCCAGCCCTGGTACCTCGCCGTCAATTTCGTGAACCCGCACGACACGATGTACTTCGACTCCGACATCGGCAGCGAGAACATCCAGGGCAAGCGCCATGCGTTCGGCATCGCCCGCGCCCCGGACGACGAACTCTACCGCGCGACCTGGGACGGCGTGCCGCTGCCCGCGAGCCGACACCAGCCGCTCGATGCGCCGGGGCGGCCGAAGGCGCACCTCTACTACCAGCAATCGATCGACCTGCTGGTGGGCGCCTGGCCGGACGAGGACCGGCGCTGGCGCGCCCTGCGCAACTACTACTTCAACGCCATCCGCGATTGCGACCGCAAGGTGGAGCGGCTGATGCAGGCGCTCGACGACAACGGTATGGCGCGGAACACCATCGTCGTCTTCACGGCGGATCATGGCGAGTTGGGCGGCAACCACCAGATGCGCGGCAAGGGCACCACCGCCTACCGGCAACAGAACCACCTGCCGCTCATGATCGTCCATCCGGCTCTCGCGGGCGGCAAGCAATGCCAGGCGCTGACCTCGCAGCTCGACCTCACGCCGACGATCCTGGCGCTCACCGGCAAGGACGGCGCCGCCCGCGCCCGTGCCGGCGAGGGATTGCCGGGCAAGGACTTCTCCGCGCTGCTGCGCGACTCGGACGCCGCGGGAGAGAAGGCCGTGCGACCGGCCGCTCTCTTCAATTTCGACATGCTGTCCTATACGGACCCCTCATGGGCCACGATGACGATCGACACGCGCACCTACAGGACCAAGCCACCGGCGCAGCAGGAAATGATGCTGGCGGGGCATCCGCCGGACTTCCGGAACCGGACGTCGATCCGCAGCATCTTCGACGGCCGCCATCGCTTCTCGCGCTATTTCTCGCCTGTCCTGTTCAACACGCCGAAGACGATGGAGGAGCTGCTCGCGAAGAACGACCTCGAGGTCTACGACCTGCAGGCCGATCCCGACGAGATGACCAACCTGGCGCTCGACCCGAAGAAAAACGGCGACCTCATCCTGGCGCTCAACCAGGTGACGAACGAGCGCATCGCCGAGGAGGTCGGCGTCGATGACGGATCGTTCCTGCCGATCCGGGACGGGAAGTGGGCTTTTCCGCCGTTGGACGAGCGCTAG
- a CDS encoding OprD family outer membrane porin: MRKTRHLHRASASILAAAGLVAATLALPGSALAQNSKQEYPIPRTPAEDLTAIERIFVPPKPPPLTAFPEVREKWKDTPAFLRDSRVSFEARSYFRDYVSSSPASSTMEQAWASGGSVSAETGKLFDLVTLGAVLYTSFPVIAPAQYGNTGLLLPDQQGFAVFGQLYGQAHLFDDHRITLGRYLYNTPFLGPHDNRMAPQTFSGYTVSGTLGGDGTLGGGPSFRYGGGFIDAIKPRDAITFQSMASAAGVPASNAGVGVLGGLLSWGPARLGAINYYSQDLLNIFYGEGKIGHDFGGGFSTLAAAQFVTQNSTGLSQMNGGTPFATSEFGAKVDLGYNNGILTLGYSVTGPGLGILTPWSASPFYTSALIQNFQRAGEQAVMVGLSHSLIGLGLPAAVSTHFFNGWTSAAAAGPPLVESEWDIHVDWRPDHDRLQGLWFRVQYGRFTIWQGGAVTNGEELRVVLNYKLSLY, from the coding sequence TTGAGGAAGACCAGGCACCTGCACCGGGCCTCCGCTTCGATCCTCGCCGCCGCGGGGCTCGTCGCGGCGACGCTGGCTTTGCCCGGCAGCGCGCTCGCGCAGAACAGCAAGCAGGAATATCCGATCCCGCGGACGCCCGCCGAGGACCTGACCGCGATCGAGCGTATCTTCGTGCCGCCAAAGCCGCCGCCGCTGACCGCGTTCCCGGAAGTGCGCGAAAAGTGGAAGGACACGCCGGCTTTCCTGCGCGATTCCCGCGTGAGCTTCGAGGCGCGCAGCTACTTCCGCGACTATGTGTCGAGTTCGCCGGCCAGCAGCACGATGGAGCAGGCCTGGGCGAGCGGCGGCTCGGTCTCGGCCGAGACAGGCAAGCTGTTCGACCTCGTGACCCTGGGCGCGGTGCTCTACACCTCGTTTCCGGTGATCGCGCCGGCGCAATACGGCAACACCGGGCTGCTGCTGCCCGACCAGCAGGGCTTCGCGGTGTTCGGCCAGCTCTACGGCCAGGCGCACCTGTTCGACGACCACCGGATCACGCTCGGCCGCTATCTCTACAACACGCCGTTCCTGGGACCGCACGACAACCGCATGGCTCCCCAGACCTTCTCCGGCTACACGGTGAGCGGCACGCTGGGCGGCGACGGCACGTTGGGCGGCGGTCCCAGCTTCCGCTACGGCGGCGGATTCATCGACGCCATCAAGCCGCGCGATGCGATTACCTTCCAGTCGATGGCGAGCGCGGCCGGCGTTCCGGCCTCGAATGCCGGCGTGGGCGTGCTGGGCGGCCTGCTGAGCTGGGGGCCGGCCCGTCTCGGCGCCATCAACTATTACAGCCAGGACCTGCTCAACATCTTCTACGGCGAGGGCAAGATCGGCCATGATTTCGGCGGCGGCTTCTCGACGCTGGCCGCCGCGCAGTTCGTCACCCAGAACAGCACCGGCCTGTCGCAGATGAACGGCGGCACGCCCTTCGCCACCAGCGAGTTCGGTGCGAAGGTCGATCTCGGTTACAACAACGGCATCCTCACCCTGGGATACTCCGTCACCGGCCCGGGCCTCGGCATCCTGACGCCGTGGAGCGCCAGCCCGTTCTACACCAGCGCGCTGATCCAGAACTTCCAGCGCGCCGGCGAGCAGGCGGTGATGGTCGGCCTGTCGCACAGCCTGATCGGGCTCGGCCTGCCGGCCGCCGTCTCCACGCACTTCTTCAACGGCTGGACCAGCGCCGCCGCCGCCGGCCCGCCGCTGGTCGAGAGCGAATGGGATATCCACGTCGACTGGCGGCCCGACCACGACCGCCTGCAGGGACTGTGGTTCCGCGTGCAGTACGGCCGCTTCACGATTTGGCAGGGCGGCGCCGTCACCAACGGCGAGGAACTGCGCGTGGTGCTGAACTACAAGCTCAGCCTTTATTGA
- a CDS encoding HNH endonuclease has translation MRQFWWVNHKQTFNQEIEHQYLWSPKTSKNGVRNRFYDNMRAANPGDIVLSYANQLIRYVGRVADFAFTAPKPSEFGSTGSYWSNEGWLLPVFWTRLDSPIRPRDLLHLIGPLLPEKYSPIRPATGKGNQGVYLAAISREIYDVVRAYTHIDDVRLESGGANRLTFQNVAEELDDRIEADIRSNLTLGDTIRNATIQARRGQGTFRSNVQKVEKACRLTGITNPALLIASHIRPWRSCETPEQRLDGANGLLLTPDADLLFDRGFISFEDSGEVRVSPRFDQNDLRRLGLGEHAWKQLGFSEAPMPWLAQGFSDNQRSYLNYHRTQVYIT, from the coding sequence ATGCGCCAATTCTGGTGGGTCAATCACAAGCAGACGTTCAATCAGGAGATTGAACACCAGTACCTATGGTCGCCGAAAACCTCGAAGAACGGTGTCCGCAATCGCTTCTACGACAATATGCGCGCGGCCAATCCCGGAGATATCGTCCTCTCCTATGCGAACCAGCTCATCCGCTATGTCGGACGGGTCGCGGATTTCGCCTTTACGGCGCCGAAGCCTTCCGAATTTGGCTCGACGGGATCGTACTGGAGCAACGAAGGCTGGCTGCTGCCGGTGTTCTGGACGCGGCTCGATTCACCCATCCGCCCGCGCGACCTGTTGCACCTGATCGGCCCGCTGCTGCCGGAAAAGTATTCTCCTATTCGGCCGGCAACGGGCAAGGGCAATCAGGGCGTCTATCTGGCCGCCATCTCGAGGGAAATCTACGACGTTGTCAGAGCGTATACACATATCGACGACGTTCGCCTCGAATCCGGCGGCGCGAATCGGCTGACGTTTCAGAATGTCGCCGAAGAACTCGACGACCGCATCGAAGCCGATATTCGCAGCAACCTGACCCTCGGCGATACGATTCGCAACGCCACGATCCAGGCGCGTCGGGGACAGGGCACGTTCCGCTCCAACGTGCAGAAGGTGGAGAAAGCCTGTCGGCTCACCGGCATCACCAATCCCGCGCTGCTGATCGCCAGCCATATCAGGCCTTGGCGGTCATGCGAGACGCCCGAACAGCGGCTCGACGGTGCGAACGGCCTTCTCCTGACGCCCGATGCCGACCTGCTGTTCGATCGCGGTTTCATCTCCTTCGAGGACAGCGGCGAGGTCCGCGTATCGCCCCGCTTCGACCAGAATGACCTTCGCCGTCTCGGCCTTGGCGAGCATGCTTGGAAGCAGCTCGGCTTCTCAGAAGCGCCGATGCCGTGGCTTGCACAGGGCTTCTCTGATAACCAACGATCCTATCTCAACTACCATCGCACTCAGGTCTACATCACCTGA
- a CDS encoding cytochrome c, with amino-acid sequence MSLKAISLALLTGAITVATVGLVAAQSPATPPAATAAPASPPAPSAFKPSLGDLMTMTIQPRHTKLGLAGQEKNWAYAAYALHELEESFEGAAEVWPVYGKTNVGELMEATTKEPMEALAAAIKSGNAPKFTEAYARLTATCNACHQATERGFIVIQAPRGTPFPDQDFRPQKP; translated from the coding sequence ATGTCGCTCAAGGCCATTTCCCTCGCGCTGCTGACGGGCGCGATCACAGTCGCAACGGTCGGGCTGGTCGCCGCCCAATCACCTGCCACGCCACCGGCAGCGACAGCGGCGCCGGCCTCACCTCCGGCGCCCTCGGCGTTCAAGCCGAGCCTCGGCGATCTGATGACCATGACCATCCAGCCGCGGCACACCAAGCTCGGCCTCGCGGGGCAGGAGAAGAACTGGGCCTATGCCGCCTATGCGCTCCACGAACTCGAAGAATCCTTCGAAGGGGCGGCGGAGGTCTGGCCGGTCTATGGCAAGACCAATGTCGGCGAACTGATGGAAGCGACGACCAAGGAGCCGATGGAAGCGCTGGCTGCCGCCATCAAGAGCGGCAACGCGCCCAAATTCACCGAAGCCTATGCCCGCCTCACCGCGACCTGCAACGCCTGCCACCAGGCCACCGAGCGCGGCTTCATCGTCATCCAGGCGCCCCGGGGCACACCCTTCCCCGACCAGGATTTCCGGCCGCAGAAACCCTGA